The uncultured Fretibacterium sp. genome includes the window AGAGTTTCTGCCTGACGTAATAGTTTCCGACGACCCTCATTTTCAGATTTATGTCTGCAAGAAAAAAGAGGATGGTCACCTCTATGAGTATGTATGGCAGCTTGTCAAAAAAGTAAAAAAGCCGGTTGTAATAATGCCTCCTAACATACCCTATCCCGTTCCTCCTGAACTGGAACCCCCATTACGACGACGTGCCAAGCCCGTCATCTACCTCTACCCGAAGGCCGAGACGGAGGTGACCGTGCGGTTGGATTACCAAGGCAGGCTGACCTGCACCTACCCCGCGCCCGACCCCGACGGCGCATGGCGCGTCACCACACGGCCCGACGGTCCCCTCACCGACAAACAGGGCCGGGAGTACAGCTACCTCTTCTGGGAGGGGGCGTTCGACGGAAACCCGCCCGACTTCTCCAGGGGCTTCGTCGTCAGGGGCTCGGACACCGCCGCGTTCCTGCGCGAGAAGCTGGCGTACATGGGCCTCACCCCGCGCGAGTACAACGAGTTCATCGTCTACTGGCTGCCGCGGATGCAGGACAACCCCTGGAACCTCATCGCCTTCCAGGGAAAGAACTATACCGACTCCGCCCCGCTGACCGTCACACCGAGGCCCGACAGCGTTCTCCGCGTCTTCATGGCCTACCGGCCCTTGAATGCCCCGGTCTCCGTCCCTCAGCAGGAGCTGAAGCCCTTTGTCCGCAGGGGCTTCACCCTCGTCGAGTGGGGTGGTCAGGGGCCGGACGGGGCGGTTCGATAAAAGCGAGCTTAACGGCACGAGATCGGATTGGGCCAAGTGAGGAGGAGTGGTTGTTTCGGCCCCTGCAAGGGAGGCTGAAAGACCGGCGTTTCTCTCTTCTCTCGGAACAATCTGGTCGTCGTGTAACCTATTATACGAGGAAGGAACTCCATGAAAGGAATCATGATCCAGGGCACCAGTAGCGACGCCGGAAAAAGTTTCCTGGTGACGGGGCTCTGCCGCCTGCTGGCCGATCGGGGCGTTCGCGTGTGTCCCTTCAAGTCGCAGAACATGTCCAACAACTCCTGCGTCACATGGGACGGGATGGAGGTCAGCCGGGCGCAGGCCGTGCAGGCCGAGGCAGCGCGCCTCCGGCCCGAGACCTTCATGAACCCCATCCTCCTGAAGCCGCGCCGGGACACCTGCTCGGAGATCGTACTGGAGGGGCGGGTCTTCGAGGCCCCGGCGGACCGGAATTACTATCGGACCTTCACGATGACCCACGGCCTCCCGGCGGTGCGGCGCGCGCTGCGGCACATCGCCGGGCACTTCGACGCCGTGGTGATCGAGGGGGCGGGCAGCCCCGCCGAGGTGAACCTGAACGAGACGGAGATTGTGAACATGCGCATCGCCCGCGAGGCGGACGTCCCCGTCCTGCTGGTGACGGACGTGGACCGCGGCGGGTCCCTGGCCTCGGTAGTCGGTACGCTGGAGCTGCTGGGGGCGGATCGAAAGCGGGTCAAGGGCGTGATCTTCAACAAGTTTCGGGGCGACCCCGCCCTCTTCGCCCCCGCCGTGGAATGGCTGGAGGCCCGCACGGGCGTTCGGGTCATCGGGGTGATGCCCTGGGTGGAGGGGGCGTCCATCGCGGGCGAGGACTCCCTGGGCCTCAGCTGGGGCCGGGGCGGGCGGGGGGCGCTGTCGGTCGGCGTGGTCCGATTCCCCGGGATCTCCAACTTCACGGACCTCGACCCCTTCGAGTACGAGCCGGACGTGGATCTCGTCGGCCTGGATCCCGGGACGCCGCTCAAGGTGCTGCGCTCCCTGGACGCGGTGATCCTCCCGGGCTCCAAGAATTCGATGCGGGACATGAGCTGGCTTCGTGAGACGGGCCTCGCCGAGGCGCTGCGCGCGTTTGCGGATGCGGGCGGGTTCGTCCTCGGACTGTGCGGAGGCTATCAGATGGTGGGGCGCAGGCTGGACGACCCCGATCTGCGGGAGAACTCCGAGCTGCGCGGGATCGATGGCCTGGGGCTTCTGCCCATTGTGACCGAGTTTCGGGCCGGGGTCAAGACGACCGTTTGCGTCTCGGGCGCTCTGAACCCCAAGTTGAACCCCAACCCAAACCCCGCGGAGGACCCCGTCCCCGTGAAGGGGTACGAGATTCATTTCGGACGGACGGTCCCCGACGCGGGGGCGCCCTGCGAGCCCCTTTTCATCATGGAGGATGGACGTCCGGAAGGGCTTGGGACGGAGGACCTCCGGATCGCGGGGACGTATCTGCACGGCGTCTTCGAGAACGACCGCTTCCGGGGCCTGTGGCTCAACGCCCTCCGGCGCGCCCGCGACCTGGAGGAACGGCCAGCCGCCGACACCGCGGGCCGAAAGGAACGAGCTTACGACGCCCTCGCCGCGGCGGTCGAACGGCATCTCGACGTCGACGAAATCCTCGGGCTCATGGGGCTTTCATAGAAGCGTGTCAGCGCACGTTCCCCAGGTGGACATGCCGCAGCTTTCCCCGCGCCCGGTCGGCCAGGGAGTACAGGAGCTCCGTGTCCGTCGGCGGCGCGAAGTGCCGCCAGGCGGGGAAGCAGCGCGAGAGGTGCAGGGGGACGGAGGGGGACTGGGCGGCGATCCAGTCCGTCATGGCGTCGAAGCCCTCCCCCGTATCGACGAGCCCGGGGACGACGAGGTGCGTCAGCTCCACGTGCACGCCGCCCCGCACCCAGGATGCGATATTGGCCTTCACGGCGTCGAGCGAACCTCCCAGACGCCGGTAACGCTCCGTATCGAAGGCCTTGAGGTCGACGTTGGCCGCATCGGTGCAGGTCAGGAGCTCCGAGGCCACCGGCTCGGACATGACGCCGTTCGTGACGAGGACGACGGCGATCCCGTTCTCCCTCAGCAGCGGGGACGCCTCGAGGATATACTCCGCCTGAAGCGTCGGCTCGTTGTAGGTGAAGGCCACGGACGAAAGCCCGAGGTTTCGGATCTCCAGCGCCAGCTCCTCGGGCCGCAGGGCGGCCGCCGCACGAGAGAGTGCCTCCGGACGTTCGGGGTGGGCGATCTCGTGATTCTGACAGAAGGGACAGGCCATCGTGCAGCCCACGCTGCCCAGGGAATAAATGAGGGTTCCCGGCCTCCAATGGGCCAGGGGCTTCTTCTCGATGGGATCGACGGCCCGCGCGCAAAAACGGCCCAGCCAGGGGGAGACAAGGGTCCCGCGCGCGTTCAGGCGAACGCCGCAGAAGCCGGCCGCGCCGCTCCGCAGCGTGCAGCCGCGGAAACAAAGCGTACAGCGTACCGCGTCGCCCTCCTCGCGGGTCCACCATCGCGGCGTAATTCTCCTCTCCTCCAAAGTATGGTCCCTCCTTTCGCCGTCGGCCCCTTTTGCCCGAGGGGTACAAAAAACGCCGCTCATCGCGGCGTTTTTTTGCGGAATATCCAAGCGGTCCCAGCTACTTCGCGGCCAGCTTCATCTCCTGAATGGCCTGGGCCAGACGGGACACCCCCTCCTCGATCACGTCGGGCTTCGAGTAGGTATAGTTGACCCGCGCCGCGTGGACGCCCGCCGCGGGGTTGACGCAGAACGGAGCGCCGGGCAGAATGGCGACCTTCTTCTCCAGGGCCTTCTTGGCGAGTTCCCCGCTGTCGATGTTCCCCGTGTTCAGCCAGTAGAAGAAGCCACCCTCGGGCTTCACCCAGGTGATCCCCTGAGGCGCGAGATGCTTCCGGAAGCTCTCCTCCATAGCGTCGCGCTTCACCCGGTAGTCCTTGATGATGTTCGGCAGGTGGGAGTCCAGGTAGCCCTTGCGGCAGTACTCGTAGGTCAGGACCTGCGTGATGGGGCTGGAGCAGAGGTCGACCGCCTGCTTGAAGACCGCCATCTGGCGGATGATGTCCTTGGGGCCGCTGACCCAGCCGATGCGCACGCCGGGGGAGAGGATCTTGGAGAAGGACCCGGCGTAAATGGTGTTGCCCGCCTTGTCGAAGGAGAAGATCGACGGCAGGTGTTCGCCGTCGAAACGCACATAGCCGTAAGGGTCGTCCTCGAAGATGGCAAGGCCGTAGCGCTCCGCGATCGCGGCCAGCTCGCGGCGCCGCTCCACAGTCATGGTGGCCCCCGCCGGGTTCTGGAAGTTGACGATGGTGTAGATGAACTTGGGTTTTTTACCCTCCTTGCGCAGACGCTCAATGAGCGCGGGAAGCTCGGACACGACCATGCCCTCACCGTCGACCGGGACGCTCGCAAAGTCCGCGCCGTGGTTGTAGAAGGCCGTGAGGGCGGCCATGTAGCTGGGGTCCTCGACGATCGCGACGTCGCCGGGATCGATCATAGCCCATGCAAAGAGGTCGAGCACCTGCTGGGAGCCGGTCGTCAGCAGGATCTCGTCCAGTTCCACCTCGCGCCCCATGCGCGGGGCCGTCCACTTGGCCAGAAAGGTGCGCAGCGGTTCGAAGCCCTCCGTCGTGCCATACTGGAGCAGCGACGTCCCATCGCTGACCAGCTTCTCGGACCCCTCGGCGAACTGATCGATGGGGAAGACCTCAGGGGCCGGCATTCCTCCCGCAAAGGAGATCATCCCCGGCTGCTTGATGACCTTGAGAAGCTCCCTCACCGGCGAGGGACGCGTCTTTCGCGCCGCGGAGCTGAAAAGTTCCTTCCAATTGTCGCTCATTTCGACTCCTCCTTGACCATGATAGATTCGCCGGCACGGAGGCCGGAGTACCGCACTGTCGAGAAATTTGAGAAACATCAACAATTGATGGATTAATACGGGTTGATTATAACATCAAATTCCGAAAATCTTAGGGAAACGCTGATTTAATCCATGAAGCCCCCCGGTGGTACCCCAGCTTGCCTGTTTTGAGGAAGAGACTTGCCGGGGCCGCCGCTATCCCCAGAGGGAAGCCTTCCGGCCATCCGCTCGCTTCGCTTGCGGGCCGATCAGTCTCAGGATAGCGGCGTGGGGGATTAAAGATGATTTTAAGCAGTCCCGGCAAGCTCCAGGGTCTTTCCAAGCTTTCTGCCCAGTTCCTCCCGCAGGAGGGGTGCGCTCTCAAGCTGAGGGTCCGCCTCCAGGAGCTTCCTTGCCTCGTCCCTCGCCAGGCTCAGAAGCCTCCCGTCCCGAACAAGATCGGCCACGTGAAAGTCGGTGACCCCGTGCTGGCGGATCCCGCAGACCTCACCGGGGCCTCTTTGTTTCAGATCCTCCTCGGCGAGGTCGAAGCCGCTGGTGGTCCTGAGCATCGCCTCAATGCGCCCCCTCCCCTCAGGAGAGGTCTCCCCTCCCTCCAGCAGGATGCAGACGCCCTCCGCACATCCACGGCCAACGCGACCCCGGAGCTGGTGCAGCTGGGCCAGCCCAAACCGCCCGGCATCCTCGACAATCATGACGGCGGCGTTCGGGACGTCCAGCCCCACTTCAATGACCACGGTCGCCACGAGCAGGTCCGTCTTTCCCCCGGAGAAATCCCTCATGATATTCTCCTTCTCCTCCATGGGGAGGCGGCCGTGCAGCATGGCGATCCGCGCTTCGGGGAGCAATCTCGAAAGGCGGTCAAAACGGGAGACGACCGCGCGGGATTCCCCCTGCTCCTCGTCCTCGATGAGGGGGCAGACCCAGTACACCTGCCTTCCCCGGCGGATCTGTTCTCGAACCATGTCGAGGAGCGTTTTCTCCATCCCCGCATCCATGCGGATGGTCTTGATCGGCGTGCGTCCGGGAGGAAGCTCATCCAGGAGGGAGACCTCCAGGTCCCCGTAGATCGAGAGCACCAGGGTCCGAGGTATCGGCGTGGCGGTCATGACCAGGACATGCGGCGCAGAGGCTTTCGCTATCAGGGAATTTTTCTGCAGCACCCCGAAACGATGCTGTTCGTCCACGATCACCAGTCCCAGCCTGGCGAAGCCCACCTCATCCCCAAAGACGGCATGCGTGCCGACGACCACCTGAGCGCTCCCATCCCGGATTGCCTCTGCCGTGCTCCTCCGCTCGGCGACCCTCTGCCCTCCCGTCAAAAGCACGGTCTCGATGCCCTGAGGTTCAAACATCCTCTTGAGGTTGAAATAGTGCTGCTGGGCCAAAATCTCGGTCGGCGCCATGAATACCGACTGGACCCCGGAGTCGGCCGCCGCCAGAATCGCCGCCGATGCCACGAAGGTCTTTCCCGATCCCACATCCCCCTGAAGCAGACGGTTCATGGGCGTCCTGGAGTTCATGTCCCCGAGTATCTCGGCGACGGCGCGCCGCTGCGCGCCGGTCGGCACAAATGGGAGACCGGGTCCCATAAGGGCCTGGAATTTCCGTCCGGGCCTGATGGGGACGGCGTGTCCAGAGGCCGCATACGTTCTGCGGCGCAGCAGAAGGCCAATTTGAAGCAGGAAAAGCTCGTCGAAGGCCAGACGATTCCTGGCCCTCAGCCAGGAATCTCTGTCCTCCGGGCAATGGAGTTCTCGCACGGCATCCGGCAGAGCCTTCATTCCATGGCGTTTCCGAAGCGAGTCGGGCAGAAAATCCGTCAGTTCCCCCCCATAAGACTCCAACACGGCGCCGACCAAACGCCTCGTCCACCTCTGGGACAGTGGAACCGCAAGAGGGTAGACGGGGACGATTCGCCCCACCGAAGCGGCTCCCTCCCCTTCCAGGATCTCAAACTCCGGGTTGGTTAGCTGGAGGCCGCCGCGATACTCCACCCTTCCGTACAGGGCCAGCCTCATTCCAGGCCTGAGCTGGAGCTCCAGCCGAGGATTGTTGAACCACACGGCCCTTACGCAGCTGACCCCGTCGGTCAGCGATATGGAAAACGGTCCGGAGCGATACCCGGCAGGCCGTGCGGATAAGGAGGCGACCTCCGCGACGACCGCGGAGAAGGTATCGGGCCGCAGATCGCCCAGAGGGGTCAGCGTGCGCCGGTCCTCGTAACGTCGAGGAAAGAAAAAGAGCAGGTCCTCCACAGTAAAAACGCCCAAGCGCGCAAACGCTTGAGCCCGCTTCTCCCCCACTCCGCGAAGAAATCGGATCGAGAGCGTCAGCTCCGACAACGAAGATCTCAAATTCAGAAGATCTCCCGGCGGCCTCAGGGATTCGCAGGAGGTTCCTCCGTTCCCCCCTGTTCCCTCCCCATCTCGAGTTCAAATTCCTGCTGCGCCTTATCCACCATCTGTCCAAAGTCGATCAGAAGGGAGACGGTATCCCTCAAGAACTGCTGTTTTTTCAAATTGAGAAAACGCAGACGCCCCTCGTAGGCCTCGAGCTCGGTCGAGGACTGCTCTATAATACGCCTGGCTTCAATACGGGCTGCCACAAGTGTTTCCTCGATTTCCTCCGATGCCTTTTTCCTGCGATCCGCGATCTCCTGCTCCAGATTGTCCCAGTTCGTCTGCGCCTTCTGACGAATCTCCTGGGCCTCCCGAACGATGCCGGAGGCCGTTGCGCGGGCCTCGGACAAAAGATCCTTCGCGGACCTGTCCGCCTCCTCCAGGCGCTCCTGGACCTCAAGATCCAGATCCTCGAGCCTCACCTTGACCTCCGCGACCTGGGCTTCGGCATCGAGACGGGCCTGCTCAAGGATCCGCTCCCTCTCAAGGTGGGCCTGATCCTCCATCTCCTTGGCACTCTTGCGCGCCTGGATCAGGGCATCCTTGATCATGTCCGTCATGGACTCCTGTTTTTTGACGTAGGCCTCGAGTTCCTCTATGCGCCGCTCCCTCTCGTTCAGACGCAGGGC containing:
- a CDS encoding PLP-dependent aminotransferase family protein; its protein translation is MSDNWKELFSSAARKTRPSPVRELLKVIKQPGMISFAGGMPAPEVFPIDQFAEGSEKLVSDGTSLLQYGTTEGFEPLRTFLAKWTAPRMGREVELDEILLTTGSQQVLDLFAWAMIDPGDVAIVEDPSYMAALTAFYNHGADFASVPVDGEGMVVSELPALIERLRKEGKKPKFIYTIVNFQNPAGATMTVERRRELAAIAERYGLAIFEDDPYGYVRFDGEHLPSIFSFDKAGNTIYAGSFSKILSPGVRIGWVSGPKDIIRQMAVFKQAVDLCSSPITQVLTYEYCRKGYLDSHLPNIIKDYRVKRDAMEESFRKHLAPQGITWVKPEGGFFYWLNTGNIDSGELAKKALEKKVAILPGAPFCVNPAAGVHAARVNYTYSKPDVIEEGVSRLAQAIQEMKLAAK
- a CDS encoding radical SAM protein — encoded protein: MEERRITPRWWTREEGDAVRCTLCFRGCTLRSGAAGFCGVRLNARGTLVSPWLGRFCARAVDPIEKKPLAHWRPGTLIYSLGSVGCTMACPFCQNHEIAHPERPEALSRAAAALRPEELALEIRNLGLSSVAFTYNEPTLQAEYILEASPLLRENGIAVVLVTNGVMSEPVASELLTCTDAANVDLKAFDTERYRRLGGSLDAVKANIASWVRGGVHVELTHLVVPGLVDTGEGFDAMTDWIAAQSPSVPLHLSRCFPAWRHFAPPTDTELLYSLADRARGKLRHVHLGNVR
- a CDS encoding cobyric acid synthase, which gives rise to MKGIMIQGTSSDAGKSFLVTGLCRLLADRGVRVCPFKSQNMSNNSCVTWDGMEVSRAQAVQAEAARLRPETFMNPILLKPRRDTCSEIVLEGRVFEAPADRNYYRTFTMTHGLPAVRRALRHIAGHFDAVVIEGAGSPAEVNLNETEIVNMRIAREADVPVLLVTDVDRGGSLASVVGTLELLGADRKRVKGVIFNKFRGDPALFAPAVEWLEARTGVRVIGVMPWVEGASIAGEDSLGLSWGRGGRGALSVGVVRFPGISNFTDLDPFEYEPDVDLVGLDPGTPLKVLRSLDAVILPGSKNSMRDMSWLRETGLAEALRAFADAGGFVLGLCGGYQMVGRRLDDPDLRENSELRGIDGLGLLPIVTEFRAGVKTTVCVSGALNPKLNPNPNPAEDPVPVKGYEIHFGRTVPDAGAPCEPLFIMEDGRPEGLGTEDLRIAGTYLHGVFENDRFRGLWLNALRRARDLEERPAADTAGRKERAYDALAAAVERHLDVDEILGLMGLS
- a CDS encoding DivIVA domain-containing protein produces the protein MPDLLTAKDVELVTFKKASFGGYAIPEVEEFLNQVADDIEAYALRLNERERRIEELEAYVKKQESMTDMIKDALIQARKSAKEMEDQAHLERERILEQARLDAEAQVAEVKVRLEDLDLEVQERLEEADRSAKDLLSEARATASGIVREAQEIRQKAQTNWDNLEQEIADRRKKASEEIEETLVAARIEARRIIEQSSTELEAYEGRLRFLNLKKQQFLRDTVSLLIDFGQMVDKAQQEFELEMGREQGGTEEPPANP
- the recG gene encoding ATP-dependent DNA helicase RecG, translated to MRSSLSELTLSIRFLRGVGEKRAQAFARLGVFTVEDLLFFFPRRYEDRRTLTPLGDLRPDTFSAVVAEVASLSARPAGYRSGPFSISLTDGVSCVRAVWFNNPRLELQLRPGMRLALYGRVEYRGGLQLTNPEFEILEGEGAASVGRIVPVYPLAVPLSQRWTRRLVGAVLESYGGELTDFLPDSLRKRHGMKALPDAVRELHCPEDRDSWLRARNRLAFDELFLLQIGLLLRRRTYAASGHAVPIRPGRKFQALMGPGLPFVPTGAQRRAVAEILGDMNSRTPMNRLLQGDVGSGKTFVASAAILAAADSGVQSVFMAPTEILAQQHYFNLKRMFEPQGIETVLLTGGQRVAERRSTAEAIRDGSAQVVVGTHAVFGDEVGFARLGLVIVDEQHRFGVLQKNSLIAKASAPHVLVMTATPIPRTLVLSIYGDLEVSLLDELPPGRTPIKTIRMDAGMEKTLLDMVREQIRRGRQVYWVCPLIEDEEQGESRAVVSRFDRLSRLLPEARIAMLHGRLPMEEKENIMRDFSGGKTDLLVATVVIEVGLDVPNAAVMIVEDAGRFGLAQLHQLRGRVGRGCAEGVCILLEGGETSPEGRGRIEAMLRTTSGFDLAEEDLKQRGPGEVCGIRQHGVTDFHVADLVRDGRLLSLARDEARKLLEADPQLESAPLLREELGRKLGKTLELAGTA